The Rhodocytophaga rosea genome has a segment encoding these proteins:
- a CDS encoding ABC transporter permease: protein MTSPNNALPQPPRWAVWLLRRLHPTETIEEVEGDLDELYMIWLQQAGKRQANRHYILSVLSVLPPFVKYRKQKKEFHSPYSSAPDMIRNYFIITIRTLTRNKLYTSLNVAGLAFGITCFLLIGLYLFDELTFDQQHTHASRIYRVVEHKNVKGEQTTIAAGSYKLAEETRKMIPEVENTTRFQRIGRANLIDPKNPVPFQETVTVADENFLQIFDFPLIAGDKQTALQAPNSIIINEDLAMRLFNQTQVLGKTLEFSFMEAPLKITGILKNHPSNSSFSFNSLVSEASFRNFDYFKQTMESDWSSTDFSVYFLLKPQSNPESVSTKITKLIHANLKPEAGTTLSYSLQPLTDLHLNSENIVDGARNTNVEAIVQGSMVYINIFSFIAFFVIIIAGINYMNLATARAANRSKEIGVRKSVGAARANLVYQFLFEALLVTSLAFVVAIIFVNLVLPSFNEFTNKQLSLGFGTSYQIWLMAIGVTIVIGLLSGSYPAFLLSGFRPTLLLKGMKINSGGSLNLRKSLVIFQFTIAIVLIIGTIVLYRQVQFMNTTDLGFNKDLLVVIDVNTGKARSSFEAIKEGMSKIPSVKNVSVTSRVPGEWKTLRTVKINTQGNRIEPKDAYLFGADKDFLQTFEVELIKGRNFNTPTDSTAVLLNETAAKLLNITEPSDQLVEIPAMSRGDGFQPLAIPFKARVIGIVKDFHFQSLKNKIEPLVLAYNNNPIHVIDYYTARIDANNIPATLEKLKAVMVEADKEEPFEYHFLDEQLALFYMEDYRRQTLLVWVALATIFIACLGLFGLATYSAEQRVKEIGIRKVLGATVFNLTSLLSKDFLKLVLIANAIAFPIAWWAINQWLEDYAYHIDLDWWIFALAGCLALLIAILTVSWQAIKAALANPVKSLRNE from the coding sequence ATGACATCACCTAACAATGCCTTACCTCAGCCACCCCGTTGGGCAGTATGGTTGCTCAGGCGACTGCACCCCACTGAAACCATAGAAGAAGTGGAAGGGGACTTAGATGAATTGTATATGATCTGGCTTCAGCAAGCAGGAAAGCGGCAAGCGAACAGGCACTATATCTTATCTGTGCTTTCGGTGCTGCCGCCTTTTGTAAAATACCGGAAACAAAAAAAAGAATTTCACTCACCTTACTCTTCAGCGCCTGATATGATCCGTAATTATTTCATTATCACTATCCGAACCCTCACAAGAAACAAACTATACACTAGCCTTAATGTAGCTGGCCTGGCCTTTGGTATCACTTGTTTTTTGTTGATCGGGCTTTATCTGTTCGACGAACTCACATTTGATCAGCAGCACACACATGCCAGCCGGATCTACCGGGTAGTAGAGCATAAAAATGTAAAAGGCGAGCAAACCACTATTGCCGCCGGAAGCTACAAACTGGCGGAAGAAACCAGGAAAATGATTCCCGAAGTAGAAAATACAACCCGGTTCCAGCGGATCGGGCGGGCCAATCTGATCGATCCCAAAAATCCGGTTCCTTTTCAGGAAACAGTTACGGTTGCCGATGAGAATTTTTTGCAGATTTTTGATTTCCCCCTGATTGCAGGGGATAAACAGACTGCCTTACAAGCGCCGAATTCAATCATTATTAATGAAGATTTAGCCATGCGGCTGTTTAATCAGACACAGGTGTTAGGCAAGACATTAGAGTTTAGCTTCATGGAAGCGCCTTTAAAAATTACTGGAATTTTGAAAAATCATCCCAGCAATTCGAGTTTCAGTTTCAATTCACTGGTTTCTGAAGCTTCTTTCCGGAATTTCGATTATTTTAAGCAGACAATGGAAAGCGACTGGTCATCAACAGATTTTTCAGTCTATTTTTTATTAAAGCCTCAGTCAAATCCGGAATCCGTTTCAACGAAAATAACAAAGCTGATCCACGCTAATCTTAAACCGGAAGCAGGTACAACACTCTCCTATAGCTTGCAGCCATTAACAGATTTACACTTGAATTCTGAAAATATAGTGGATGGTGCCCGCAATACAAATGTGGAAGCTATTGTGCAGGGAAGCATGGTATATATCAACATTTTTTCCTTTATCGCCTTTTTTGTAATAATTATTGCCGGCATCAATTACATGAATTTAGCTACGGCAAGGGCTGCTAACCGTTCCAAAGAAATTGGGGTACGCAAGTCGGTCGGTGCAGCGAGAGCTAATTTGGTGTATCAGTTTTTATTCGAAGCCCTCCTGGTTACCAGTCTTGCTTTTGTGGTGGCCATTATTTTTGTAAATCTTGTGTTGCCTTCCTTCAATGAATTCACAAACAAGCAACTCTCCTTAGGCTTCGGAACCAGTTACCAGATATGGCTGATGGCCATAGGAGTTACTATTGTGATTGGCTTATTATCAGGCAGCTATCCTGCTTTTCTGTTATCTGGTTTCAGGCCTACGTTGCTATTGAAGGGTATGAAAATCAATTCCGGGGGTAGCCTGAACCTGAGAAAAAGCCTGGTTATTTTTCAGTTTACCATCGCTATTGTGCTCATCATTGGTACCATCGTTCTCTACCGGCAGGTACAGTTTATGAACACAACTGATCTGGGATTCAATAAAGACCTCTTGGTAGTCATTGATGTAAATACGGGAAAGGCAAGAAGTAGCTTTGAGGCGATCAAAGAAGGAATGAGCAAAATACCCTCGGTAAAAAATGTTTCTGTTACCTCCAGAGTACCGGGCGAATGGAAAACACTCCGGACTGTTAAAATCAACACACAGGGTAACCGGATTGAACCAAAGGATGCCTATCTCTTTGGTGCTGACAAAGATTTTTTACAAACTTTCGAAGTAGAACTGATAAAAGGTAGGAATTTTAATACTCCAACTGATTCTACGGCTGTGCTGTTAAATGAAACAGCAGCTAAATTATTAAACATTACTGAGCCCTCTGACCAGCTGGTGGAGATTCCGGCTATGTCAAGGGGAGACGGATTTCAACCCCTTGCTATCCCTTTTAAAGCCAGGGTGATCGGAATTGTCAAAGACTTTCATTTTCAGTCGTTAAAAAATAAAATAGAGCCTTTAGTACTGGCCTACAATAATAATCCTATCCATGTTATCGATTATTACACAGCCAGGATTGATGCTAATAATATACCGGCAACCTTGGAAAAGCTAAAAGCAGTGATGGTAGAGGCCGATAAAGAGGAACCATTTGAATACCATTTTCTGGATGAACAATTGGCCTTATTTTATATGGAAGACTACCGCCGGCAAACGCTGTTGGTTTGGGTAGCCCTTGCCACTATTTTCATTGCCTGCCTGGGTCTTTTCGGCCTGGCTACTTACTCGGCTGAGCAGCGGGTGAAAGAAATCGGCATACGAAAAGTATTAGGCGCTACCGTATTCAATCTTACCTCCCTGCTCTCCAAAGATTTTTTAAAACTGGTATTAATTGCCAATGCAATTGCTTTCCCGATCGCCTGGTGGGCGATTAATCAATGGCTCGAGGACTATGCCTACCACATAGACCTGGACTGGTGGATTTTTGCACTGGCAGGTTGCCTGGCCCTATTGATTGCGATCCTGACTGTTAGCTGGCAGGCCATTAAAGCGGCTTTAGCTAATCCTGTAAAATCCTTGCGCAACGAATAA
- a CDS encoding PadR family transcriptional regulator: MKRTYLGEFEEMVLLMVAILDGEAYGVTVSQELEQQTGRQVTFGTVHNTLIRLEEKGFVKSQLGGATAERGGRRKRLFTLTPAGSRAIQDIQELRTQLWQLVPPHSIKLAGL, encoded by the coding sequence ATGAAAAGAACCTATTTGGGAGAATTTGAAGAAATGGTTTTACTAATGGTTGCCATCCTGGATGGGGAGGCATATGGTGTTACCGTAAGTCAGGAACTGGAGCAGCAAACTGGCAGGCAAGTTACTTTTGGCACGGTACACAATACGCTGATTCGCTTAGAGGAGAAAGGCTTTGTAAAATCTCAATTAGGAGGTGCTACTGCCGAACGGGGAGGAAGACGAAAGCGACTGTTTACACTTACACCAGCAGGCAGCCGGGCCATACAAGACATTCAGGAATTACGCACCCAACTCTGGCAACTGGTTCCGCCCCATAGCATTAAACTGGCTGGGCTATGA
- a CDS encoding winged helix-turn-helix transcriptional regulator: MEPTDIVHSECLNILRPVRDALDVLNGKWKLPIIVALTFGEKRFGEIAREVQGITDRMLSKELRDLEVNGLVKRTIHDTYPVKVTYELTPHSKTLGEVIESLRKWGMLHRQNIMQHS; the protein is encoded by the coding sequence ATGGAACCAACCGACATTGTTCACTCCGAATGTTTGAATATTCTGCGCCCGGTAAGAGATGCGCTCGATGTACTGAATGGCAAATGGAAATTACCTATTATTGTTGCTCTCACTTTTGGAGAGAAACGTTTTGGAGAAATAGCCAGAGAAGTGCAGGGAATTACAGACCGGATGTTGTCGAAAGAATTACGGGATCTGGAGGTGAATGGGCTCGTCAAACGGACGATTCATGACACCTACCCGGTTAAGGTTACCTATGAACTAACACCTCATAGTAAAACGCTTGGAGAAGTAATTGAATCCTTGCGGAAGTGGGGCATGTTACACCGGCAAAATATTATGCAACATTCCTGA
- a CDS encoding DoxX family protein, with product METTVKYTSKPLNISLWAAQIILAAMFIFAGFPKATQSIQELAIRLPMANEFPLALIRFIGITELLGGIGLLLPGILRIKLILTPYAAIGILLIMLMAVGYHISKGEFAAIGINLGLALLAAFVAWGRLTRAPMDANVVSSLK from the coding sequence ATGGAAACAACAGTAAAGTATACATCCAAACCTTTGAACATTAGTTTATGGGCAGCGCAGATCATATTGGCAGCCATGTTCATTTTTGCAGGTTTCCCCAAAGCCACTCAATCTATACAGGAATTAGCCATCCGGTTGCCAATGGCAAATGAGTTTCCCCTGGCACTGATCCGGTTTATCGGGATTACAGAGCTATTGGGTGGAATAGGTTTATTGCTTCCGGGTATTCTCAGGATTAAGCTTATTCTTACGCCTTATGCAGCGATAGGAATTTTATTGATCATGCTCATGGCTGTTGGATATCATATCTCAAAAGGAGAATTTGCCGCAATCGGGATTAATCTAGGCCTGGCTTTACTGGCGGCTTTTGTTGCCTGGGGAAGACTAACAAGGGCCCCAATGGATGCCAATGTTGTAAGTAGCCTGAAATAG
- a CDS encoding pirin family protein translates to MSISRKINHIGTPRNQQGFLGSDHIARAVIGVEFSESDPFILLMDDMLDKQDDEPVGGPHPHAGFETVSLLLEGEIGDSAHKMNGGDFQLMTAGRGVVHTETIDRKVKMRLLQLWLTLPKKDRWAAPRIQNLSLEQVPVLSEKGVAIKVYSGTFAGLTSPVKNYVPLIIADITLQAEVSIKKNLPGSYTSFLYVLEGSVKVGEEQKLLKQGQVGWLDKIADSDQIELLLKAEENGARFVLYAAEPQGVPIVSHGPFIGDSTDDIRRLYQEFRHGKMGHISEVAESQQYNW, encoded by the coding sequence ATGTCAATAAGCAGAAAAATAAACCATATAGGAACACCACGGAATCAGCAGGGCTTTCTCGGATCTGACCATATTGCCCGGGCTGTCATCGGGGTAGAATTTTCAGAAAGTGATCCATTCATTCTCTTAATGGATGATATGCTGGATAAACAAGATGATGAGCCGGTGGGCGGTCCTCATCCACATGCCGGGTTTGAAACGGTATCGTTATTACTTGAAGGAGAAATAGGAGATTCGGCGCACAAAATGAATGGGGGCGACTTTCAACTCATGACGGCCGGAAGGGGTGTTGTTCATACCGAAACGATAGATAGAAAAGTCAAAATGCGGCTGTTACAGTTATGGCTTACTCTTCCTAAAAAAGACAGGTGGGCTGCCCCACGGATACAGAATCTGTCCCTGGAACAGGTGCCGGTTCTATCGGAAAAAGGGGTTGCGATCAAAGTATACAGTGGTACATTTGCCGGTTTAACTTCTCCTGTTAAAAATTATGTTCCCCTCATTATTGCGGATATTACCCTGCAGGCAGAGGTTTCTATTAAAAAGAATCTCCCTGGCTCTTATACTAGTTTTTTATATGTGCTGGAAGGAAGTGTGAAGGTGGGAGAGGAGCAAAAATTATTAAAACAAGGACAGGTGGGCTGGTTAGATAAGATTGCAGATTCAGATCAAATTGAACTCTTGTTGAAGGCAGAAGAAAATGGAGCGAGGTTTGTCTTGTATGCAGCCGAACCTCAGGGTGTTCCCATTGTATCTCACGGTCCGTTTATAGGCGATTCCACAGATGATATTAGAAGATTGTATCAGGAATTCAGGCATGGTAAAATGGGGCATATTTCGGAAGTAGCAGAAAGCCAGCAATACAACTGGTAA
- a CDS encoding acyltransferase family protein has translation MQNTIGQLDKSRNNNFDLIRFVAASLVVFSHSFLIYKASKEEVFRKAVGFMSLGSLSVYVFFLISGYLITKSLIRQDSLGRFIWARALRIFPALGIAVIFCVFVIGPLCTNLPLTDYFSQSSTYDFLWRNVTLLNPLPFLPGVFEQNPYPRFVNSPLWTLRAELLMYLVVFFGGVLLLVFKKDYTRLRKSAFLIIGVIAYLIGMQLNEYYLFYYAPPWILFFVVGAVCYFLRDKIKISIKYALLMWVIIAACIFFKIPGYKYTLLMGIPYTVFVLAYHPRLLIKNFSKYGDFSYGIYIYAFPIQQALVIKVPGLNIYTNFAISYILVFILAVLSWHFIEKRALQLKNMNWNMRSSVLAKN, from the coding sequence ATGCAAAACACCATTGGCCAACTTGATAAGAGCCGGAACAATAATTTTGACCTGATTCGTTTCGTTGCCGCTTCGTTAGTTGTATTTTCACATTCATTCCTGATTTATAAAGCCTCTAAAGAAGAAGTATTTAGAAAAGCTGTTGGTTTTATGAGTTTAGGTTCCTTATCAGTTTATGTATTTTTTCTTATTAGTGGATATCTGATTACTAAAAGTCTAATTCGTCAGGATAGTCTGGGGCGCTTTATCTGGGCTCGTGCGCTTAGAATTTTTCCTGCACTTGGGATTGCAGTCATATTCTGTGTATTTGTGATAGGCCCATTATGTACGAACTTACCATTAACCGACTATTTTTCACAATCCAGTACATATGATTTTTTATGGAGGAATGTAACGCTCCTAAACCCATTGCCTTTTTTGCCCGGTGTTTTTGAACAAAACCCTTACCCTAGGTTTGTAAATAGCCCGCTTTGGACACTGCGTGCCGAACTACTTATGTATCTTGTGGTATTTTTTGGCGGGGTATTATTACTGGTTTTCAAAAAGGACTATACCAGGTTGCGGAAGTCTGCTTTCCTGATCATTGGCGTTATTGCTTACCTGATAGGAATGCAGCTAAATGAATATTATTTGTTTTATTATGCACCACCCTGGATTCTGTTTTTTGTGGTTGGTGCGGTATGTTATTTCCTGCGAGACAAAATAAAAATAAGTATTAAGTATGCACTGCTCATGTGGGTTATTATAGCTGCTTGTATTTTCTTTAAGATTCCCGGTTATAAGTATACGCTGTTAATGGGAATTCCCTACACGGTGTTTGTTTTGGCATATCATCCCAGGCTATTGATCAAGAACTTTAGCAAGTACGGAGACTTTTCTTATGGCATTTATATTTATGCTTTTCCCATTCAACAAGCATTGGTTATAAAAGTACCTGGCTTAAATATTTATACTAACTTTGCTATTTCATATATTCTTGTGTTTATACTGGCTGTTCTCTCCTGGCACTTTATAGAAAAAAGAGCTTTACAGCTAAAAAATATGAACTGGAATATGAGGTCTTCAGTATTAGCCAAAAATTAA
- a CDS encoding NAD-dependent epimerase/dehydratase family protein has translation MKIKAIITGATGMVGEGVLLECLQNPEVEQVLVINRKPGGRTHPKLKEMIHADFFNLSPIEPQLSGYNACFFCLGVSSVGISKEEYKHITYDLTLNVAQVLARLNPDITFCYVTGAGTDSSGNGSLAWARVKGATENALMKLIKRAYMFRPGFMKATPGQKNIKSYYTLLAWLYPVGRALYPAGFCTLQEVGQAMIKAASKGYTKQILEVKDIVELAKS, from the coding sequence ATGAAAATTAAAGCTATTATCACCGGAGCAACAGGTATGGTTGGGGAAGGTGTATTGCTGGAGTGCCTGCAAAACCCGGAAGTAGAACAGGTGCTGGTTATTAACCGGAAACCGGGAGGCAGAACACATCCCAAACTGAAAGAAATGATCCATGCTGATTTTTTTAATCTTTCGCCCATTGAGCCGCAACTGAGTGGTTACAATGCTTGTTTTTTCTGCCTGGGCGTTTCCTCGGTTGGCATCAGTAAAGAGGAATACAAGCACATTACCTATGATCTTACGCTGAATGTAGCGCAGGTATTGGCCAGGCTCAACCCGGACATAACTTTTTGCTACGTTACAGGTGCTGGTACCGACAGCAGCGGGAATGGATCTCTGGCCTGGGCACGTGTAAAAGGCGCCACCGAAAATGCCTTGATGAAACTGATCAAGCGTGCCTATATGTTCCGTCCTGGTTTTATGAAAGCTACTCCCGGGCAAAAAAATATAAAGAGCTATTATACTCTCCTTGCCTGGCTTTATCCGGTAGGACGGGCACTGTATCCGGCAGGCTTTTGCACCTTGCAGGAAGTAGGGCAGGCGATGATCAAGGCCGCCAGCAAAGGGTATACGAAACAAATTCTTGAAGTAAAAGATATTGTTGAGCTGGCAAAATCCTGA
- a CDS encoding BPTI/Kunitz domain-containing protein → MPKYYYDTKEKRCKEFTYGGCGGVVPFQTMEECKQCECK, encoded by the coding sequence ATGCCCAAATATTATTATGATACAAAAGAAAAAAGATGCAAAGAGTTTACCTATGGAGGGTGTGGTGGGGTAGTTCCTTTTCAAACGATGGAAGAATGTAAGCAGTGTGAGTGTAAGTAA
- a CDS encoding carboxylesterase/lipase family protein encodes MKTLIFLLLFTSQLVPMAIAQLKNDTSPSVKTAQGSLEGITEKSGIRAFKGIPFAAPPVGELRWQEPKPVKSWQGVRKADKFGPRAMQRAVFGDMNFRSNGMSEDCLYLNVWTPAKSGNEKLPVLVYFYGGGFIAGDGSEPRYDGESMARKGIVAITVNYRLGVFGFMAHPELTKESPHKASGNYGLMDQSAALKWVQQNITAFGGDPKKVTIAGESAGSSSVSAQMASPLSKNLIHAAIGESGSMLSLQPATTLAQAEEMGVNFAKMIGATSLSALRAMPAEQLLEHTAKPETPRFRPMVDGYFLPKSPLEIFTAGEQAKVPFLAGWNSEESNYRSILGEEQPTPENYQKAVQKLFGERAEEILKLYPATSQEEVLQVATELASNRFTGYSTWKWIDMHSKTGGKPVYRYYYTRPRPPMTPEMGDAAAGLAGGVVRGAEAAKIPPSRGAVHSAEIEYAMGNLSTNKVFSWTPEDYKVSELMQEYFANFIKTYNPNGQGLPKWPEVTNNGPVQVMHIDVTTKAQPEQNRERFLLLEKANKQ; translated from the coding sequence ATGAAAACCCTTATTTTTTTACTCCTGTTCACTAGCCAGCTTGTTCCCATGGCTATAGCCCAACTGAAAAACGATACCTCTCCCAGTGTTAAAACAGCACAGGGCTCGTTAGAAGGAATCACTGAAAAGAGTGGTATCCGTGCTTTTAAAGGTATTCCCTTTGCTGCGCCGCCGGTAGGTGAGTTACGCTGGCAGGAACCTAAACCTGTCAAGTCCTGGCAGGGTGTCCGGAAAGCCGATAAGTTTGGTCCACGGGCCATGCAGCGGGCTGTATTCGGAGATATGAATTTCCGCTCTAATGGCATGAGCGAAGATTGTTTGTATCTGAATGTGTGGACACCTGCCAAATCTGGGAATGAAAAACTGCCGGTACTGGTCTATTTTTATGGTGGTGGTTTTATCGCCGGCGATGGCTCAGAACCCCGGTACGACGGAGAAAGTATGGCCCGGAAAGGCATTGTTGCTATTACTGTGAACTACCGTTTGGGGGTATTTGGCTTTATGGCACATCCGGAACTCACCAAAGAATCTCCCCATAAAGCTTCCGGAAATTATGGCTTAATGGACCAGAGTGCTGCCCTCAAATGGGTACAGCAGAATATTACTGCTTTCGGAGGTGATCCTAAAAAAGTGACCATTGCCGGCGAATCAGCTGGGTCTTCCTCAGTAAGTGCCCAGATGGCTTCTCCGTTATCAAAGAACCTGATTCATGCCGCAATTGGTGAAAGTGGGTCTATGCTCTCCCTGCAACCAGCTACTACCCTTGCTCAGGCCGAAGAAATGGGCGTAAATTTTGCAAAGATGATAGGTGCCACTTCACTGTCCGCTTTACGTGCTATGCCAGCCGAGCAATTACTGGAGCATACTGCTAAACCCGAAACACCCCGGTTCAGGCCTATGGTGGATGGCTATTTCTTGCCTAAATCTCCTCTTGAAATTTTTACTGCCGGCGAGCAGGCTAAAGTCCCCTTCCTGGCAGGATGGAACTCAGAAGAATCAAATTACCGGTCTATCCTGGGAGAAGAACAACCTACTCCGGAGAATTACCAGAAAGCGGTGCAGAAGCTATTTGGAGAACGTGCCGAAGAAATATTGAAACTGTATCCGGCGACTAGCCAGGAGGAAGTATTACAAGTTGCGACTGAACTGGCAAGTAACCGGTTTACCGGCTATAGCACCTGGAAATGGATAGATATGCACAGCAAAACTGGTGGCAAACCAGTATACCGCTATTATTATACCCGTCCACGGCCTCCTATGACACCTGAGATGGGAGATGCAGCCGCAGGCCTGGCTGGAGGTGTAGTAAGAGGCGCTGAAGCGGCAAAAATCCCGCCATCCCGGGGAGCAGTACATTCCGCAGAAATTGAATATGCCATGGGTAATCTTTCTACCAATAAGGTCTTTTCCTGGACACCGGAAGATTATAAAGTATCCGAGTTAATGCAGGAATACTTTGCCAATTTTATTAAAACCTATAATCCGAATGGACAAGGTTTGCCGAAATGGCCGGAAGTGACCAACAATGGCCCTGTACAGGTAATGCATATTGATGTTACCACAAAAGCCCAGCCTGAGCAAAACAGGGAACGCTTTCTGCTACTGGAAAAGGCTAATAAGCAATAA
- a CDS encoding Nif3-like dinuclear metal center hexameric protein, producing MKKNSNHQLYGRRKFLTAAAALAGTSVVMAIPGIPMAESLSPKNSTYTVKQVIDLILKEVPNAPFATTVDQLRSGTMEQEISGIVTTMFPTIEVIEKTAKAGANFIIAHETPFYNNQDETEWLQQDEAYRYKIDLLNKHKIAIWRFHDYWHRHQPDGIIMGNLIKLGWESYFDANTPRFLTLPKPMSIQSIVALTKAKLGISTVRLVGDLKQTCRTIYLAFGYMDSKMQIAAIGQYKPDLILSGETREWETVERVRDGQLMGQKTSLLILSHSVSEEAGMEYAAKWLQPKVPGTKITHIASNNPFTFL from the coding sequence ATGAAAAAGAATAGCAATCACCAATTGTATGGAAGAAGAAAATTTTTAACTGCAGCTGCTGCCCTGGCAGGCACTTCGGTGGTAATGGCTATACCAGGCATACCTATGGCAGAAAGCCTCAGTCCAAAAAACAGTACCTATACGGTAAAACAGGTAATTGACCTCATTCTTAAAGAAGTTCCCAATGCGCCATTTGCCACCACCGTCGATCAGTTACGGTCTGGTACCATGGAACAGGAAATAAGCGGTATTGTCACTACGATGTTTCCTACCATAGAAGTAATTGAGAAAACAGCCAAAGCCGGAGCTAATTTTATCATTGCCCATGAAACTCCTTTTTACAACAACCAGGATGAAACAGAATGGCTGCAGCAGGATGAAGCTTACCGGTATAAAATTGACTTACTCAATAAACATAAAATAGCCATCTGGCGCTTTCATGATTACTGGCATAGGCACCAGCCAGACGGCATCATTATGGGTAATTTAATCAAACTGGGATGGGAAAGCTATTTTGATGCAAATACTCCCCGCTTTCTCACTTTGCCAAAACCAATGTCTATACAATCCATCGTAGCGCTCACCAAAGCCAAACTGGGCATCTCCACAGTCAGGCTGGTAGGGGATTTAAAACAGACTTGCCGGACTATTTACCTGGCATTCGGGTATATGGACAGCAAAATGCAAATAGCGGCCATCGGGCAATATAAGCCAGATTTAATCTTAAGCGGAGAAACCAGGGAATGGGAAACGGTGGAACGGGTAAGAGACGGGCAGTTGATGGGGCAAAAAACGTCCTTACTAATACTCAGTCATTCAGTGAGCGAAGAAGCCGGGATGGAATATGCCGCCAAATGGTTACAACCAAAAGTTCCTGGTACCAAAATCACGCATATTGCCTCTAACAATCCCTTTACTTTTCTGTAA
- a CDS encoding polysaccharide deacetylase family protein has translation MTKPLLFLILMLFSIAPKVNSQSVSTQVNTPAASPTMDIYLWFDTEDYLLPASDDAALRLATMLSNEGIKSTFKVVGEKARTLEKRGRQDVIDALKKHEIGYHSNWHSVHPTPAQYLSALGWEEGIDEFVRREESGVKDLERIFGQHPSCYGQPGSSWGPQSFGALQQMKIPVYLDAGSHLNLNDQPLWYGGILTIFHLQHTLRAELGGKKDLQEAKKVFLAAKQKVLSQGGGAVHIYYHPCEWVHEEFWDGVNFSNGENPGREEWKLPRQKTPQQTEVAFETFHNYLKWIKQQTNVRFLTARDGLALYEDKSLKHSFTHQELDEIARSISDSITFQVRNQFSLSAAEIFTLLNSRIATYTADSKVNQSFTLPTPVFGPSEQALIGEGLPETTWSQWQRTATDVADYIQKHKRIPSTVWLGSQGISPEAYLATIAGLIPALTKGNLPQVIQIKPARLSSTQYIAQDSEQLWGWLFPKGWHAPALMELAKLQAWTIKPAIRSVK, from the coding sequence ATGACTAAACCGCTCCTATTCCTTATTTTAATGCTATTCAGTATCGCTCCAAAAGTGAATAGCCAGTCTGTATCAACTCAAGTTAACACCCCTGCTGCCTCTCCAACCATGGATATCTACCTGTGGTTTGATACAGAAGATTACCTGTTGCCAGCCAGTGACGATGCCGCCCTTCGTCTGGCTACCATGTTATCTAACGAAGGGATAAAATCTACCTTTAAAGTAGTGGGTGAAAAAGCACGTACCCTGGAGAAAAGGGGCCGTCAGGATGTGATTGATGCACTTAAGAAACATGAAATCGGCTACCATTCCAACTGGCATAGTGTACATCCTACGCCTGCTCAGTATTTATCAGCCCTGGGTTGGGAGGAAGGAATAGATGAATTTGTACGCAGGGAAGAATCGGGTGTAAAAGACCTGGAGCGTATCTTTGGTCAGCATCCCAGCTGCTATGGCCAGCCTGGCAGTTCCTGGGGGCCGCAATCTTTTGGTGCCTTGCAGCAGATGAAAATCCCTGTTTACCTGGATGCAGGCAGCCATCTGAACCTGAATGACCAGCCCCTCTGGTATGGCGGCATTCTCACTATTTTTCACCTGCAGCATACCTTGCGTGCAGAACTAGGCGGCAAAAAAGACCTGCAGGAAGCAAAGAAAGTATTCCTGGCAGCTAAACAAAAAGTACTTTCCCAGGGCGGAGGTGCGGTTCATATTTATTATCATCCTTGTGAGTGGGTGCATGAGGAGTTCTGGGATGGGGTAAATTTTAGCAATGGTGAGAATCCTGGTCGGGAGGAGTGGAAATTACCCCGTCAGAAAACTCCTCAACAAACTGAAGTTGCCTTCGAAACATTTCATAATTACCTCAAATGGATCAAACAACAAACCAATGTGCGGTTTTTAACAGCCCGTGATGGATTGGCGTTGTATGAAGATAAATCCCTAAAGCATTCATTTACACATCAAGAGCTTGACGAGATAGCCCGAAGTATATCTGACAGCATTACCTTTCAGGTTCGGAATCAGTTCTCGCTGTCAGCTGCTGAAATTTTCACCTTACTCAATAGCAGAATTGCTACCTATACAGCGGATAGCAAAGTCAATCAATCATTCACACTTCCAACTCCGGTTTTCGGTCCAAGCGAGCAGGCTCTCATTGGGGAAGGTTTACCTGAGACCACCTGGAGTCAGTGGCAACGCACAGCCACCGATGTAGCAGATTATATACAAAAACATAAACGCATCCCATCTACTGTCTGGTTAGGTTCCCAGGGAATCTCACCTGAGGCATATCTGGCTACTATTGCCGGGCTTATCCCTGCGCTCACAAAAGGGAATCTTCCTCAAGTGATACAGATTAAACCGGCCAGGCTTTCTTCTACTCAGTATATTGCCCAGGATAGCGAGCAGTTGTGGGGATGGCTTTTTCCTAAAGGATGGCATGCACCAGCTTTAATGGAATTAGCCAAACTACAGGCATGGACAATAAAACCCGCCATCAGGTCTGTGAAATAA